CATCCACTTCGGTGATCGCCTGGAGAAGCACACGATAGTCGTCGCGCCCGCTCCGGCTCACCATCGGGTTGTCGCCGAGCAATCGGAGCAGGCGCTCCGCCGGGTCCTTCGCGCCCGCGAGGTGTTTTTCCCACGTCGCGATGGTCCGTTCACTCGAACGATCGATCAGCGCGATGAAGAGATCGCGCTTGGAATCGAAGTGGCGGTAGATGATCGGCTCGGTGACGCCGGCCGCCTTGGCGAGTTCGGCCGTCGTTGTTCGCGCATATCCGACCTTCGCAAACAGAACCGCGGCGTGATCCAGAAGTTGCGACCGACGCTGTTGGGCAGGCAACCGGCTCATGCTCGCAGACGTCCCTCCTGCTGCTCCGCGACGGGGTGATCGGGCGGGTGGTGCCCCGCCTCGCGATTGCCGCTTATCGGCCAGCGGCAATCAATAGGTTAGTAAGGGATCACAACGGAAGGGAATTCTCGGGTGGCGGCACCGGGTCGTATCCCCCCTTCGCAAACGGGTGGCAGCGCAGCAGCCGTTTCAACGTGAGCCAACCACCTTTGAATCCCCCGTGCGTCTTGAGAGCTTCGACGCCATAGTGCGAGCAGGTCGGCCAATAGCGGCACTGCCCGCCAAGAAACGGAGAAAGAGTCCATTGGTACAGACGAATGAGCACCAGCAACGGAACCGCCGCGAGCCTCGAAACCAGCGGAATGTCGCTTGCCGGCGGGTTCATCCCGATCGTGCCTCTCGTTTGCGCCACTCGCGATCGAGGCGTGAGATCGCATCAGAAAGCCAAGTGGAATACTTCGCGAGCCCTGAGTCTTCGTGGCGCCGGGCCGTCACGAGCAGATCGTAACTCCCGAATTCTTCAGAACTTGGCACGTCATGCTGCATGAGGCGAAACGCCTCGCGCAGGCAGCGCTTCAGTCGATTGCGCTCCACGGCGCCCCCAAAGGCCCGTCCGATCGACATGCCCAAGCGCGGGTGGGGCAAGCCATTCCGTCGCGAATGCACGACAAGCGGTCCGCTCGGAGTCTTCATCCGAGCGGCGTGCACGGCCTCGAACTGGCGGCGATGCGTCAGCCGGTGCTTGGGCCGAAAGAGAAGTTTCGCCGCGCCGGCTGCCATGCGGGATTTTAGTGGCGAAAGGCTTATGTGCGCCGGCGACTGGCAGGCAAAAGCCCGACCAGGATGAGCACGGCGCCAACGAGAAGCACCCACGGGCGGGCTTTTTCGTCGGTCACCATCCGGCTGAGGGTGGTGTCAAACTTCTGAAACTCGGGCAGTTCGATGGGGTCGGGCTCGAGATTCGGGAAGACACTGGCGCTCCCCGCCTTGATATCGGTGTAGCCCCCGCTCGTCGAACCGACGCCGATCGGCACGCGGTCGAGCGGAATCTGGTTGAGCTGGCTCGCGGCGAGCGCAAGCACCAGCGGCTTCTCACCGTTTTCAAGCGCCGAAGCGAATTCCTGATAGCGCTGCATCCGTTCCTGGCGGTGTTTTTCCACGAGGAGCGCCCGGTCGCGCTGCCAGCGGGCCTCGCGAACCTGCTCCGCCGCCGGAATGAGCGCGCTGGCGAGCAGCAGCGTGAGCCCGGCAATGACAAAGAGCCAGCCGGGGTCAAGCAGCGCCGGAGCCCTGGAAGGCTCGGACTGAATTGGGGCTTCTGCCGCCATAATCACCCGAACGGTATCGGATAGCGCGGGCATTGGGCGAAAATAACCAGCTCGTTTGTCTCCGGCGGCGTCGGACCGCCCATTCCATCGAATGCCCGAAGGGATTCCCGGTTTCGGATATCCGTCCGGCGATTGTCCGGTTGGACGCGGTATCCCTCCGGCGGCTTCTACCATCTGACCGTTCATGTCGCGCCGGGTTGTCATCACTGGAATCGGTGTCGTGAGTCCTCTGGGGGTCGGGCAAGACGCCCTTTGGAAGGGGCTCTGTTCCGGCCGCACGGGAATCGCCAAGCCGACCCTCTTCGACCCGTCCGGGTTTCAGACCAAATTGGCCGGGCAACTGCCCGCCGAGTTTTCGGCGAAAGACTTTGTTCCAAAGAGCTACCGCAAGGCCGTCAAGGTGATGGCCCGCGACAGCGAGATCGCGGTTGCCGCGGCAAAGCTTGCCGTCGAAGACGCCGGATTGACCACCCGCGGCTCGCTCGACGGGGCTCCCGGCTCATCCACTTACCCGAGTGAGCGGATGGGTTGTCAGATCGGCGCCGGTCTCATCAACGCCGAGACCGATGAACTGACCTCCGCGCTCGCGACGTCGACGGACGAAAAGGGCGAATTCGACTATCGCAAGTGGGGCGCGGCAGACGGGGGCGGCGGCGGGATGAACAACCTCCAGCCGCTCTGGATGCTCAAGTACCTCCCCAACATGCTCGCGTGCCACGTCACGATCATCCATGGCTGCGAAGGTCCGAGCAACACGATCACCTGTGCCGAGGCGAGCGCTTTGCTCTGCGTCGGTGAGGGTGTGCGCGTGATCCAGCGCGACGCCGCGGATGTCTGCTTCGCGGGCGGATGCGAGAGCAAGGTGAATCTGATGGGCACGCTGCGCTGGAGCCTGCTCAACCGGCTCGCGCCGTGCGCGGATTCGGATGCGCCCGAAACTCTGGTGCGTCCGTTCGATCCAAAGGCGAGCGGCACAATTCTGGGCGAGGGAGGCGGACTCCTTGTTCTCGAAGAGCGAGAGAAGGCGCTCGCGCGCGGCGCGAACATCTACGCCGAGGTCGCGGGCTTCGGCGCTGCACACTCGCCGCCGCCCGCGTACGAGGCGATCCAGTCGAAGCAGCGCGCAAGCGCCGAAGATCGACCCGGCGACGGAGTGAAGTTCGCGATCGAAGCGGCGCTCTCCGATGCGAGATTGGGCGCCGGCGAGATCGACGCGATCGTTCCGACCGCATCCGGAGTACGCGAGCAGGATGAAGAAGAAGCGATCGGGCTTCGCGCGGTCTTCGGCGATCGCCTCGACGAGATTCCGTTGATCACCGTCACGCCTTCCGTCGGCCAGACCGTTGCCGGGCACGGCGGCATCCAGCTCGCCGCAGGCGCGCTCGCCCTCAAGCATCAGAAACTCCCGGCCCGCATCAACTCCGGCTCGCCCGCGCGCGGCCTGCAAGCGGGCGCGACCGGCGAGCGCAGCGCGGGTTTGCGCAACGTGCTTGTGGTGACCACTGCGCTGGGCGGCCAGAATGCCGCGGCGGTGCTGCGACAGTCTTAACTTTCGACGGGAACGCCGGTTCCTACACTGTGTGTGCGGCGATCGCCGGGACTACGGAGCGCAACCATGAGCGACTACAGAAACGACGGACGGGGTGAATCGCGCGGCTACGGCGGTCGCGGCCGAAGCGGACATGGCGGAGGACATTCCGGACATGGTGGCGGGCGCGACGGCGGGCAACGCCGCGGCATCCCGCTCTCGGAACTCGATCCGACCCTGACTTCGATCAGCCACAAGGTGATCGGCTGCGCCCGCGACGTGCACATCGCGCTCGGCGGCGGCTACGACGAATCGACGTACATGACCGCGCTGCAGCAGGAGATGCGGGCGCAGGGCGTGAACTTCAAACACAATCACTCGATCGCTGTGAAGTACAAGGACCAGGTGGTCGGCCACTCGATCTGCGATCTGTTCATCGAAGATCGATTCATCGTCGATGTGATGGCGCGCTACGGCGAAGTGTCGGGCGCCGAGCGGTCGGTGCTCCGAGCGCAACTCAAGGCGGCGGATCTCGAACTCGGGCTGATCATCAACTTCGCGGGCCGGTTGCTGAAAGACGGGCTCGTGCGCGTGCTCAATGTGGACAAGATCAACGCCGCGAAGGGGATCGCGCCGGGCACGTACGAGGGCGGCGAAGGCGGTCACGGCGATGATTCGCAGATGTACGACTTCGATGAAAAGGCTTAGAAGGCACTGGGCACTAGGGACTAGGCACTAGTGGATCAGAGGTTTCGCGAGAAAGTTCGGTGCTTTGGCTTTCCTAGTGCCGAGTGCCCAATGCCAAGTGCCTTCCGTTATGAGCAAGCGTGTTGTCATCACCGGGATGGGTTGGGTCACGCCGCTGGGAAGCGATGTGGATTCGGTCTGGTCGCGCCTGCTCAAAGGCGACAGCGGCATCGGCCGCGTTTCGCACTTTGATGCGAGCACCTGCGCGACCAACTTCGCTTCGGAAGTGAAGGACTTCGAGCTCGCGCGGTTCGTCGAAGACGTTGCGCCGCACGAGATGGCGAGCATCGGCACGCACTACGCGCTCGGCGCCGCGTCGCAGGCGTGGAAGCAATCGGGCCTTGCGGGCGCGGGCGTCAACCGCCGGCGCTTCGGCATCTATCTCGGTTCGGGTGAGGGCCAGCTCGACTACGACAATTTTCTTGCGTCCAATCTCGCGGGGTGGAGGGTCGATGCGCGAACGGTCGACGGCGGCGATTGGGCCAAGCGCGCTCTCTCGTCGATGACGGCCGTGCGCGAGACGGAGCAGGAGCCGAACCTGGCGATGAGCCACGTCGCGGCAGAATTCGGCTGCCGGGGCCCGGCGTTCAACTGCATGACCGCGTGTGCCGCGAGCACGCAGGCGATCGGCGAAGCGTTCGAGATCATCCGGCACGGCGACGCCGACGTGATGTTCGCGGGCGGCAGCCACTCAATGATCCACCTGCTCGGGATGACGGGCTTCATCCGCCTCACTGCGATGAGCCAGCGCCGCGACAACCCCCAGAGCGCCGCTCGCCCGTTCGATCAGACGCGCGACGGTTTCGTGATGGGCGAGGGCGCGGGGATGATCATCCTCGAATCGCTTGAACACGCCAGGAAGCGCGGCGCGAAGATCATCGCCGAACTCGCCGGTTACGGCAGCACGGCGGACGCTTTTCGGATCACCGATATCCAGCCCGACGGACGCGGCGCGACGGGCGCGATGGCGCAGGCGCTCAAGCAGGCGGGCGTTTCGCCCCGCGAAACCGGCGCCGACGGCCGGCCACCGGTGCACTACATCTCGGCGCACGGCACCGGCACGAAAGAAAACGACAAGATCGAGACCGCGGCGGTGAAAACCCTCTTCGGCCCGCTCGCGCCGAAGATCCCGTTCAGCAGCGTCAAGAGCATGCTGGGGCATCTCATCCAGGCCGCGGGCGCGGTCGAACTCATCACCTGCATCAAGGCGATCGAAACCGGGATTGTGCCCCCGACGATGAATCTCAAAACGCCCGATCCCGCGTGCGATCTCGATTACGTGCCCAACGCGGCACGCGACCTGAACGATCAGGGCGGCGTCGATCTGTGCCTGAGCAATTCGTTCGGCTTCGGCGGGCAGAACGACACGGTGGCGGTGCGGAAGTTCCGCGACTGATCGTCATGGCCGTTCTTCTCACCGCACAGAATCTCGCCAAGACCTTCGGAGCCAAGACGCTCTTCGAGGGCATCGGCCTTTCGGTGCACGAGCGCGAGCGGCTCGCCCTGATCGGGCCCAACGGTTCCGGTAAGTCCACGCTGCTGCGGATTCTCGCGGGCGACAACATCGCGGATGAAGGCGCGGTCACGGTCCGCAAGGGAGTGCGTGCCGCGTATGTGCCGCAGCGGGATAATTTCAGCGAAGGCGCGACGGTCCACTCCGCCGTCGCCGATGCGCTCAAGGCGGACATGGCCGCCGGAACACTCGCGCACCTGCACGATGACCACGAAGCCGATCTCGCGGCAGACCTCGTTCTCGATCGCGCCGGTTTCATCGATCTCTCGCAGCCAGTCTCTTCGCTCTCCGGCGGGCAGCGCAAGCGCCTCGCGATCTCGCGCGAGATCGCGAAAGAGCCCGATATTCTCCTCCTCGATGAACCGACCAACCACCTCGATGTCGAGGGGATCGAGTGGCTCGAGGGCGTCTTGCGAAGCGGGTCGTTCGCCAGTATCGTCGTCACGCACGACCGCGAGTTTCTCGAAACCATCGCGACGCGGATCGCCGAATTGTCGCGTCAATATCCGCAAGGCCTCTTCACGATCAATGGGAACTACAGCGAGTTTCTCCGGCGCAAGCAGGAGTTTCTCGACGGACAGGCGAGACAGGAACAGGCGCTCGCGAATCAGGTGCGTGAAGACCTGCGCTGGCTTGGGCGCGGCGCGCAGGCCCGAAGAACCAAGTCCAAAAGCCGCATCGACGCGTCGTACCAGCGGATGGATGAACTCGCCGATCTGCGCGCCCGCAACGCCGCCCCGCGCGCAACCGCGATCGACTGGGAATCGACCGGGCGGATGACGCAGAAACTGGTCGTCGCCCGCGCGATCACGAAATCGCTGGGGGGCAAGCGCCTCTTCACCGATCTCGATCTGATTCTGTCGCCAGAGAACGTGCTCGGCCTGCTCGGCCCCAACGGCTCGGGGAAATCCACGCTCATCAGAGTTCTCACGGGCGAACTCGAGCCCGATCCGCCGACGCCCGAAGCGATCAGGGCCGACGCGGATGCCGTAAATCTGCCTCCCGGCCTCCCCGCGCCCGGGACGATCAAGCGCGCCGACAAGTTGCGGACGGTCATCTTTTCGCAGCATCGAACCGAGATCGACCTCGGCATCACGCTCGCCGAGGCGCTCAGCCCGCACGCCGACGCGGTGATCTATCGCGGCGCCTCGCTCCACATCAACACCTGGGCGCGCAAGTTCCTCTTCACGACGCAGCAACTCAAACAGCCCGTTCGTGCACTTTCGGGCGGAGAACAGGCACGCATCCACATCGCGCGCCTGATGCTCGAACCGGCCGACGTGCTCGTGCTCGACGAACCGACCAACGACCTCGATATTCCTTCCCTGGAAGTGCTCGAAGAAAGCCTCGAAGATTTCCCGGGCGCAGTCGTGCTCGTGACGCACGATCGCGCCATGCTCGCGCGCCTCTCGACGCACATCGTCGCGCTCGACGGGAAGGGCAACGCCCGCCACTTCACCGAGTATTCGCAGTGGGAGCGGGCGCACGCCGCGGAAAGAACGGCAATCAAAGCCGAAGCACGGGCCGCGGCGACTCAGAACGCCACTGTTGAAGCAGCCGCAACTTCCGCTCCGGCCGTGCCCTCAAAGAAAAAACTCAGCTACAAAGAACAGCGCGAGCTTGCGGAGATCGAACCCGAAATCCAGCGCACCGAACAACTCGCGGCCGACCTCGAAAAGCAGATGAACGACCCGGCCGTCATCGCCGACTACAAGAAATTCGAAGATGTCTCGCGCGCGTTCGCGGCGGCGCAAGCGAAGGTGACGACGCTTTTCGAACGCTGGCAGGAACTGGACTCACGCCAGTAGCGCCTACCACGTTCCCGTCGCCGGGCTCGTATTCACCTCGTTTTCAACAACTGCCAGGCTCGGCAGCTTGCCCACCATGTCCGCCCGACGTGGCACGTCCCATCCGAAGAGCCCGCCCCGCGTCCAGCGGTACCAGCCCGCGGCGTACGTCGCGCTCTTGGCGCCGTTGCCGAGCGCGCCGAACACATCCGCCTGCTTGGTGTGTGCAAACCGCGTCGTCATGCCGTTCCGCGTCGTCCGCGACTTGGCGAACCAGCCGGGATTGGTCGAATCGGTTCGGTAGTAACGCACCGAGCCGTCGTGAAAAAGCAGATCCTGACCTGCGGTCGGATCGGCGTAGTAGCGGGTCTGCCCGTTGTGTCTCGCGTAGTCATCGGACAGGAAGACCTTGTTCGCAGGAAACTTCACGTCCGTTGCGAGCTTCGGGCCAAACGAGTCGCGGATGGTCAAGTCACCATCAACGCTCCAGAGATCGGCGTTGTCGGGTGTCTGCGAGGGAACAGGCGCCCATTGCATCTGCCCGTTGAGATTCATTGCTCTGTACGTTCGGCTGGGACTCCATTGATACACATCCCAGCGATACGAACTAGAAAAAATCCATCGCCAGAATGTGGGGGAACCGTCGCCGCCGTTGGCTGGAAGCGGACTGTAAATGCCGTTGAGATATTGCTGGCGTGTCCAATCTTCCGGGCAAACAAGAAAACTCGCAGGAACTCACACGGTGCCGCTCTTGAGCGGAACATTGAGGTAGTCGAGCAACGCGGCGTGCGCGTTCAGAATCTGCGGTATCCAGTTTTGCGGAATGGGAGCCTCTACGGGCGTCAGGTTGGCCAGTCGCCGGTAGATGAGGACAGCTTGGTACGACTGAGCGTCAGAGTCGGTCTTCAAATACGAGCCGGGCTGCTCTGGATTGGGTATCCCCCCTTCCATTCGAGTGCCCACATCCGTCCCGCATGATCGTTGATGTAGCTTCCGCTCACCGCCGAGATGTACCGGTAGTTCCCGATGCAGACTTGGCGCCCGGAGTCCATCCGCACCTGAGAAAGCGCGGGGACCGCGATCGCGCCCAGCAGCGCCACCGCCGCGGTCGCAAAGACAACATCACGCAGAGCAAAGCCGTTGCACTTCTTCATACACGATACCCCATGGCCCACGAATTCGAATCTCGACCCGCCGCAATCCCGTTCGAGCCGACGAGCGGAAATGGTTCCTCGAACTCTCTTCGCACGCACAAAATTATCGCGAATACTTGGCGCGTTCTTCGCACGCGCACGCGCGACAAGCTTCGTCGAGCCGAAGCCGCGGCGATCGCGTCGTGGCAGCCCTCAAAAGCCCAATGCGTCATAACCCGGCTCAGACCTTGGAGCAATCCGGAGAATTTGCAATCAATTCTTCCTGACTCCCGGACGAGTCACCAGGCACCCGTCGCGGCGCTCGTGTCCACCTCGTTCTCAACGACGCTCGCGCTCGGCAACTTGCCGACCGTGCTCGAAAGCCGCGGCACATCCCAGCCGTAGAGCCCGCCCCGCGTCCAGCGGTACCAGCCGGCCTGGAACTGAGCTTGCGAAGCTCCGTTGTCCAGTCCGCCCCAGAAGTCGGCTTTTTTGCTGTGAAAAAAACGAGATGTCATGCTGCCGCGGCGACTTGCGGACGACGGATCCCATCCCGGATTGGTGCTGTCAGTTCGAAAGTACCGAACGGAACTGTCGTAGAAAAGCAAATCTTGCCCTGCAGTCTGATACGCGTAGTAGCGGGGCTTACCGTTGTGGCGCGCGTAATCGTCAGACATGAATACCTTGCTCGCGGGAAAACGAACCTCGCTCGTCTGTTTCGGTCCGTTCACATTTCTGACGGTCGAATCTCCGTTGACCATCCATGTAGAGATGTCAGCAGCGTTCGGATACCACATGGGCGTCTTCACTGATTGTCCGAGCGGGTTTGTCGCCGTTGTCTGTCGGCTGGGTCCCCAGTGATACGTGCTCTGCACATACGAAGTCGTGAAGAGTGATCGCCAACTTAGCGATGCGGCCTGAAGTTTGGTGTAATCCCCGTCGAGGATGCGTTGGCGAGGACCATCTTCGGGACAAACATAGAAACCCGCTGGCAATCCAAGATTGACGTAGTCGAGAAGCGCGACATGCGAAAACAGGAGGGAGGCCACCCACCCCGACGGAACAGGAGATTCTTGAGCGCTCAACTTCGCCAAACGACGAAGCACAATCACGGCTTCGTAGTTTTGTGCTTCGGTATCCGAAGCAAAGTAGTTTGTTGGCATCAACGGATTCTGCATCCCCGCCTTCCAACTCAGCGCCCACATGTTTCCGGCATGATCGTTCTCATAGCTGGACGAAGCTTCAGCGATGAACCGGTAATTCCCGATGCACGCCTGGCGCGCCGAATCCATCCGCACCTGCGAGAGCGTCGGCACCGCGAGCACGCACAGAGTCCCGACGACCGCGACACCGACAAGCACATCCCGGATGGCAAAGCCCGCACGATTGATCAACTAGTCCTCCCAGCCCGCGCACTCTGAATCGGTGCGGCAGGCCATTCTACAAAAACGCCCTCCCAACTGCAATGCGCGATTACTTCGCACAGACCCTAGTGCAATTGTGCACTTCCGAGCAGGCCGTAGATCAGCACGCTCAGCACGATGACCGTCACCACGACGTACATCCAATCGCGCCGAAATAAAAACGCCACCAGCGTGAAGAACACCCGCGCCACCGGAGTCAGAATCAGCAGCACGACGCCGAGCTGCATGAGTGCCGCGCCGTCAAGCCGGAAAGCGCTTTGGAACACCGAGAAAACGCTGCCGTGCGCCGACGGCTCGAACGTGCGGAAGTCCAGTTTCTTCCCGTAGTCCGCGCTCAGATAGACCGCCCCGCCGATGCAGAGCACGACCGCCGCGAGCGCAGTTCCGGCTGTGAGCAGCGTCGCGAGCGAGGCCTCGAGATCGTGCTTGTGCAGCGGTGCGCCGCCGCTCGCCGGTTTCTGCGCGGCCGATCCTGCAGCGTTGTTCGTCGCATCCGTCATCGTTTCACTACAGAGAATTGCTCAACACCCGCCGCAACAACTCGATCCCCGCGAACACGACCACGCCCGCAAAGACATACCGCAGCGCCTTCGTTTGAATATGGGGCAGCACGCGCGCGCCCGCGAGCGAGCCGATCAACGCGCCGAGTGCCACCGGCGCCGCGATCGCCGGTTGAATCTGCCCGCGCTGCAGATAGATCCCCGCGCTTGCCGCGGCCGTCACGCCGATCATGAAATTGCTCGTCGTCGTGCTCACCTTGAACGGAA
The DNA window shown above is from Phycisphaeraceae bacterium and carries:
- a CDS encoding TetR/AcrR family transcriptional regulator; this translates as MSRLPAQQRRSQLLDHAAVLFAKVGYARTTTAELAKAAGVTEPIIYRHFDSKRDLFIALIDRSSERTIATWEKHLAGAKDPAERLLRLLGDNPMVSRSGRDDYRVLLQAITEVDDEGIEAAIKRHMDNLHEFIAKEIKRAQDEHKVTGRFSAEVIAWLLIHIGMGYGVVAAMGYGDHGADSHGVHPQDVVARILVGRAAEKG
- a CDS encoding DUF1634 domain-containing protein, with protein sequence MTDATNNAAGSAAQKPASGGAPLHKHDLEASLATLLTAGTALAAVVLCIGGAVYLSADYGKKLDFRTFEPSAHGSVFSVFQSAFRLDGAALMQLGVVLLILTPVARVFFTLVAFLFRRDWMYVVVTVIVLSVLIYGLLGSAQLH
- a CDS encoding beta-ketoacyl-[acyl-carrier-protein] synthase family protein; the encoded protein is MSKRVVITGMGWVTPLGSDVDSVWSRLLKGDSGIGRVSHFDASTCATNFASEVKDFELARFVEDVAPHEMASIGTHYALGAASQAWKQSGLAGAGVNRRRFGIYLGSGEGQLDYDNFLASNLAGWRVDARTVDGGDWAKRALSSMTAVRETEQEPNLAMSHVAAEFGCRGPAFNCMTACAASTQAIGEAFEIIRHGDADVMFAGGSHSMIHLLGMTGFIRLTAMSQRRDNPQSAARPFDQTRDGFVMGEGAGMIILESLEHARKRGAKIIAELAGYGSTADAFRITDIQPDGRGATGAMAQALKQAGVSPRETGADGRPPVHYISAHGTGTKENDKIETAAVKTLFGPLAPKIPFSSVKSMLGHLIQAAGAVELITCIKAIETGIVPPTMNLKTPDPACDLDYVPNAARDLNDQGGVDLCLSNSFGFGGQNDTVAVRKFRD
- the rnpA gene encoding ribonuclease P protein component gives rise to the protein MAAGAAKLLFRPKHRLTHRRQFEAVHAARMKTPSGPLVVHSRRNGLPHPRLGMSIGRAFGGAVERNRLKRCLREAFRLMQHDVPSSEEFGSYDLLVTARRHEDSGLAKYSTWLSDAISRLDREWRKREARSG
- a CDS encoding GxxExxY protein codes for the protein MSDYRNDGRGESRGYGGRGRSGHGGGHSGHGGGRDGGQRRGIPLSELDPTLTSISHKVIGCARDVHIALGGGYDESTYMTALQQEMRAQGVNFKHNHSIAVKYKDQVVGHSICDLFIEDRFIVDVMARYGEVSGAERSVLRAQLKAADLELGLIINFAGRLLKDGLVRVLNVDKINAAKGIAPGTYEGGEGGHGDDSQMYDFDEKA
- the yidD gene encoding membrane protein insertion efficiency factor YidD — protein: MNPPASDIPLVSRLAAVPLLVLIRLYQWTLSPFLGGQCRYWPTCSHYGVEALKTHGGFKGGWLTLKRLLRCHPFAKGGYDPVPPPENSLPL
- a CDS encoding ABC-F family ATP-binding cassette domain-containing protein, translating into MAVLLTAQNLAKTFGAKTLFEGIGLSVHERERLALIGPNGSGKSTLLRILAGDNIADEGAVTVRKGVRAAYVPQRDNFSEGATVHSAVADALKADMAAGTLAHLHDDHEADLAADLVLDRAGFIDLSQPVSSLSGGQRKRLAISREIAKEPDILLLDEPTNHLDVEGIEWLEGVLRSGSFASIVVTHDREFLETIATRIAELSRQYPQGLFTINGNYSEFLRRKQEFLDGQARQEQALANQVREDLRWLGRGAQARRTKSKSRIDASYQRMDELADLRARNAAPRATAIDWESTGRMTQKLVVARAITKSLGGKRLFTDLDLILSPENVLGLLGPNGSGKSTLIRVLTGELEPDPPTPEAIRADADAVNLPPGLPAPGTIKRADKLRTVIFSQHRTEIDLGITLAEALSPHADAVIYRGASLHINTWARKFLFTTQQLKQPVRALSGGEQARIHIARLMLEPADVLVLDEPTNDLDIPSLEVLEESLEDFPGAVVLVTHDRAMLARLSTHIVALDGKGNARHFTEYSQWERAHAAERTAIKAEARAAATQNATVEAAATSAPAVPSKKKLSYKEQRELAEIEPEIQRTEQLAADLEKQMNDPAVIADYKKFEDVSRAFAAAQAKVTTLFERWQELDSRQ